The genomic segment CCTCATATAAAGTATAAACCCTGTACCATAGTACATAGTCAATATATATATTACTCCCTTCAATTAAATGATTCCAATGCCGAAAACGACCGTTTTTGGTTAAAAACAGAGAACTTCTCTAAAACCTCAAAAACTACTTAAAATGCATAACCAAAAATATGACCAAAATCTAAATACCAATATATCTATTACAAACCCCTTTTTGGTATAGTTAGGACATTAAAAAAGGGGGAATTCTTGTTGAAATTTGGATATGCACGTGTCAGTACACAAGATCAGTCATTATCGTTACAACTCGATGCATTGACTCACTACGGAGTGGACCAGACTTTTGAAGAAAAGGAGTCAGGCAAGAGAAAAAACCGTCCGCAGCTTGACGAGCTTCTTAAAGTTTTGCGTAAAGGCGACACGGTAGTTGTCTATAAATTAGACCGTATCAGTCGTAGTACCAAACATTTAATTGAGCTTATGGAACATTTTGAATCAAAGGGTATTCATTTTGTCTCCATACAAGACAAGATTGACACGACAACTGCTATGGGACGATTCTTTTTTAGAATGTTGGCCAGCATAGCAGAATTAGAACGAGATATTATTAGTGAACGAACGAAAGATGGATTGACGGCTGCTAGAGCTAGAGGAAGAAACGGAGGCAG from the Niallia sp. FSL W8-0635 genome contains:
- a CDS encoding recombinase family protein: MKFGYARVSTQDQSLSLQLDALTHYGVDQTFEEKESGKRKNRPQLDELLKVLRKGDTVVVYKLDRISRSTKHLIELMEHFESKGIHFVSIQDKIDTTTAMGRFFFRMLASIAELERDIISERTKDGLTAARARGRNGGRPKVDLKKIELAIKMYESKDYSLSQIKTATGIGATTLYRYLEKKKISSKEL